The DNA sequence cattatttcatcacgagcgggcacctgggtagaaccaccggccttccgtaagccagctggatggcttcctcacatgaagaattcaacgccccgagtgaggctcgaacccacatcgatgaggggcaagtgatttgaagtcagcgactttaaccactcggccacggaggcccctaacgAAAAGTcgaacataaatatgtgtatatagtgatataataaatgaaacagacaagtaatgtttagaaaatgctgacaaaatgttgactgatcaaaCTCACTACATAAAAATTCACTCGATCAAGTCACGAGACTGATGAATAACACGTCatattgatttgtaatccaatatgctatgttgttttctgaaataagcaagcatactccataaatataatgtaaataagatgttgcatagctgttgcattttcttaaagaaattactttttatctagACGGTAAGAAAAACATTCACTGTGTGCCGACTTGCCGATTTTTATATTTGATCTGAACACGTATTTGTGACTGACACTGTTTTCCATTTTGCGACTACTGTAGGCGATTACGTCCTTTAAGGGcgtaaatgaaattaaaaatacaacATGTACATACCAATTTTTCTCTATTGATCGGTCTTCATGTAAATAATGTtatttaatgtcgaacccctccTGCTATAATGCATGTTCTATTCCATGGGATGAGGGAGGGTCTGTAATTAGATACCCGaactatttatataataaattgaatGTTTCAGAATCATTTATATGTACAAGTATTCCGTGTTGGTTTTACAAATATGTACTAGCATGCAATACAAAATTAGAAACCGAAAGGATACACAGGGTCCCCACTATATTACGCAAGAAATTACCATCTGTGGAAGTCACGCGAAGAAATGCTACCTGACGACTTCAAAATGTCGATGAGATGAGACAGAAGGGACTATAGGTTTACACTcccccgtccgtccgtctgtgtgttgtctgtccgtccgcttTCCAAAAAAATGTTCCTCCGATTTCTTAAAAGCTATTGCACCCACAAGTACCCTGCGGCTTGACATAAAGCCGTCATGTTTACTACCTGCCGTGATTTGACCATTATTACTCATATTTAAGATAATTTACATTTGACAGTGATAACGCATGCACACGTCGGGAGTATTGCTCTTTTTACCTGCCCTCGCGGATttagtcgttttcattgctaagccTGACTCTTAATCCATTTCTGTTGGTTGAAGAACGGAGTGAGGTTTTAATATCATCGGCAAAATCTGAATCTTTTAAAGAATCACTTAAATCCAAAGTTGTGTGTTATTTGGTAACTATAAATGTAAGCAatttaaaatataagaaataacggtcaaatcacgACGACTAGTCAACACGCTGTATGTCCAGATGCAGCTAGGGTATCTGTTATTGCCTACCTTGAtacttcacacacacacacacacacacacacacatatatatatatatatatatatatataaacgctACCAGTCGAGGATGTAAGTTATAAActtaccaactgggaacttctttattactatagctacagttatcatatttctatcaacagCAGGGATCGAACTCATGCCCCTTAATTAGTGAAAGATTAGactgattttaagtcagcgactttaaccacccGAACACAGAGGCGGTCAGTCAATAGAGGAAGttctatattttgtatgttgGTACATGTAGTACGTTAATGTCCGACATTCAATCAAAGTTGTCTATAtcaaaagttaacattaaaaaaactgtttatgAAAAGACTTAGAACAATCGAATAACAAACCAGACACATGATACAGATAAataataaagcacaaaacagtatctggttgtatcaattttatgtttaaaacaccTTTCATTGCCTACAGCAACtgttgaacttcgatattaagtaatattgtatattttagttccttcatgttttaactaaaattttcatTAGACATTCGCAAATTTGTGCTTAGCAGATAATTTATGCTTGCTTCAATTCTACTCCTTCCAAAGATAGAATTAACAGTCAAAACATATTAGTGGTTCCTATAAAAACATTCGGATGAAGGAAAtcatgcaaaattaaaaaaaaaaaaacagacaactCACTGGGATTATCTCCCAATATTTCAGTTGTTGCGTTCCGGCATTTgaaatgtgtattattatatatacattgtatacattgtCAAAGGCAAACATGTGTTAAAGTTAAGACGAAAACAATAGAAATAtgtaggtaattaatttgaataagatagaactgagaCAAACACATAACCCTAAATTAGGAAGAATGACAgtgacaaagcatttattttcatttgcgtTTTTCTCTCCGATAGTAGgctaacgaaaacttgattttcttaaaaaaaaaactttcgcGCTTATTTGCAAAGTAAACTTTCAGGTTCAATATGTGAAAACAGGAAATAACAAGACatgcgtgatgtaactgaagcagaAGTTATATATGgacagaaacctgtattttaaatcttttggcaatgttgaaaggggcctctgtgaagttttgtataaatgaggacagtagttctgaagaagactgtgtttagaaattgtggaggaacacgcgacggacaccaaacaatcacaaaagctcactttgagactttggtgcttaaaagatggtaacagtaagcaaataatattgaaatacgttctatactttattactggaattgttggaagcaacatgaaccattaccctacttcagcttattatcaaatttgtctatcattcagaatatgtacagtactgttttcaccggacagattaatttaaaatttagagtctaaaatttaacagtttcggacatgttgttgcaggttagtaatgatttgcactagTTAGAAATTGTTGTTATAATgcaagagttaatgactgtataaaacaaataacctttttgtaaaaacaaaacttaaggaaaggaaacttaacaaaacagaaatatgtccggataagcatatgaatatttggttacgcacacctgttcaagtggtacgcatgtaacccgatggtgctgtacttatagaagTTATAGATGAcaaacgcgttgtcatttcactcagtgtcacacttGACTCAGAGTGGTTTTAAAGTCGAATATGTACACGTAATCCCGTTCCTGCTCGGTTATGATcagtttgtttatgtttttgttgtatACACAAGAAAACTCTTCTACTTTTGGGATTTTATGAGGAAATTCTATATCTAGATCATTCTCTTCCACCTTCAGATTCAAACATTTAACAAACCGCTGGTCGTTTGTACAACCAGCGAAGAAGCTGGTATCATCTTTTTGACATATATGGTTAAAGCTTGATGTAGTCTTTATAGATCGGCTAAGTAGTATTTTGTTCCAACTGGACACAAAATACATTTCAATATAGAATCCCCCTGAGTATGTTACAACaacttcattttcttttgaatcaGATATGCAACATGGGTTTTCGGGTAGTTTGTATTCGCCAATCACTTCGAGCTTTTGATTGAAGAGTACAAGTTTCTTATTCTCTTATTCTTGTTATCTGCTGCAATCAGTCTTCCGTCAAGTAGAAAGTCTATTcctaaataaaatgaaactgtaACATCGTCTTCAGATTTCTTTAAATCTCTTGAAGCAACGTTTTCAATAGCAGTACCTTGTAACTCTTCCTCATTTGTCATCATTTCTTTTGTAATGAAGGTATAGAGATGGCCTAGATATTTCTTGCTAGTGCCAATCTCAAGATCTAGTTTAAAGTCTAAACTGTCAATACTGGATGCtagatattttactttttccAAGTAACCCTCATATATCTCTACGAGCTTGTGTTGTGTGATAAACTTTTGGTCAGATGTACCCCTCTCAATAATTTGATCTATATTAATGAGTAAGTCTTGAATTTCGGAATAAAGCATCTTACATTTTCGTTTTCGTTCCGTTATTGTCATTCCCTTCTTCTCCATCACACCGTTTGCTTCCTTGACAACATTTTGTAGAATGTCGTCcaagttttcatttatatttgcCTGAAGAGCATCTATGCATTCCGGA is a window from the Mercenaria mercenaria strain notata chromosome 7, MADL_Memer_1, whole genome shotgun sequence genome containing:
- the LOC123556090 gene encoding uncharacterized protein LOC123556090, whose amino-acid sequence is MCSNVPGRVAPATCEPCKLNSASTVATVFCATCDEFQCNEAHEIYTGMKNHELMKASESRRHLVGLKLCDEHKNDLRFFCEVDNKLCCGMCAFTEHRTCKNVAEIGTYARLLSHDTDTLIDAMCNFFQSTVTSYRSILEKKTKDLLYHVERIPECIDALQANINENLDDILQNVVKEANGVMEKKGMTITERKRKCKMLYSEIQDLLINIDQIIERGTSDQKFITQHKLVEIYEGYLEKVKYLASSIDSLDFKLDLEIGTSKKYLGHLYTFITKEMMTNEEELQGTAIENVASRDLKKSEDDVTVSFYLGIDFLLDGRLIAADNKNKRIRNLYSSIKSSK